A single Solidesulfovibrio sp. DNA region contains:
- a CDS encoding phenylacetate--CoA ligase encodes MYYDEAEKLSRLEIERLQLLRLQRTLKQAARSPFYRNRFAQCGIDPEAVTSLDDVKKLPFTTKQDLRDSYPDKLLAMPLAAMVRMHVSSGTTGTPTVIYHTKNDLDWWASLMARCMHMVGLRPTDVFQNMSGYGLFTGGLGIHCGAEKLGCLTIPAGAGNSHRQIKLLMDFKVTGIHIIPSYALYLSTIFAEMGIDPRTLPVRIALVGAEPYTEETRRRLEALYDMKCYNSYGLSEMNGPGVAFECREQHGMHVWEDAYLAEIVDPASGEPVPDGELGELVMTSLGREGMPIIRYRTRDMTRFLPGTCPCGREHRRIDRLQGRCDDMMIIKGVNIFPMQIERILMRMPEVGQNYLIVLERDGYIDNLRIKVEIRDEYFVEDMRQLGALQKRIVARLRDEILVTPRVELVERNTLPKSEGKATRVIDNREKGA; translated from the coding sequence GTGTATTACGATGAAGCGGAGAAGCTTTCGAGGCTGGAGATCGAGCGCTTGCAGCTGCTGCGTCTGCAACGGACACTGAAACAGGCGGCCAGGTCGCCGTTTTATCGAAACCGCTTCGCGCAATGCGGCATCGATCCCGAGGCCGTCACCAGCCTGGACGACGTCAAGAAGCTGCCCTTCACCACCAAGCAGGACCTGCGCGACAGCTATCCCGACAAGCTCCTGGCCATGCCGCTCGCGGCCATGGTGCGCATGCACGTCTCCTCCGGCACCACCGGCACGCCGACGGTCATCTACCACACCAAAAACGACCTGGACTGGTGGGCGTCGCTCATGGCCCGGTGCATGCACATGGTCGGCCTGCGCCCGACCGACGTCTTCCAGAACATGTCCGGCTACGGCCTTTTCACCGGGGGCCTGGGCATCCACTGCGGCGCGGAAAAGCTCGGCTGCCTGACCATCCCGGCCGGCGCGGGCAACAGCCACCGCCAGATCAAGCTCCTGATGGACTTCAAGGTCACGGGCATCCACATCATCCCGTCCTACGCCCTGTACCTGTCCACGATCTTCGCCGAAATGGGCATCGATCCGCGCACGCTGCCCGTGCGCATCGCCCTGGTCGGGGCCGAGCCCTACACCGAGGAGACGCGCCGCCGCCTGGAAGCGCTCTACGACATGAAGTGCTACAACTCCTACGGCCTGTCCGAGATGAACGGCCCGGGCGTGGCCTTCGAGTGCCGGGAGCAGCACGGCATGCACGTCTGGGAGGACGCGTACCTGGCCGAGATCGTGGACCCGGCCTCGGGCGAGCCCGTGCCCGACGGCGAACTGGGCGAACTGGTCATGACGAGCCTGGGGCGCGAGGGCATGCCGATCATCCGGTACCGCACCCGGGACATGACGCGTTTTCTGCCGGGCACCTGCCCCTGCGGCCGCGAGCACCGGCGCATCGACCGCTTGCAGGGGCGCTGCGACGACATGATGATCATCAAGGGCGTGAACATCTTCCCCATGCAGATCGAGCGCATCCTGATGCGCATGCCCGAGGTCGGCCAGAACTACCTGATCGTGCTCGAACGCGACGGCTACATCGACAACCTCCGCATCAAGGTGGAGATCCGCGACGAGTATTTCGTGGAAGACATGCGCCAGCTGGGGGCCTTGCAAAAGCGCATCGTGGCCCGGCTTCGCGACGAGATCCTGGTCACGCCCAGGGTGGAGCTGGTGGAGCGCAACACCCTGCCCAAGTCCGAGGGCAAGGCCACGCGGGTGATCGACAACCGGGAGAAGGGCGCGTGA
- the dnaB gene encoding replicative DNA helicase yields MDSPRKKPRNAKSSGLVGSGEPLSGQALERVSSDVLKKVPPQNLEAEQAVLGGILLKNSILFNLVDLVGEDDFYSPAHRCIYQAILELSRQNAPIDLVSLAEALRASGRLDEVGGPAYLADLTGSTIAAANALHHAGIVREKAVQRKLIGAAVDIISRCYEGGQETEKLLDESEQAIFAIADSKTTKGLHSSKDLVTRVFEQIEKRMENKELVTGVPTGYYQFDEYTAGLQPSDLIIIAGRPSMGKTAFAMNVAMRGAAMHGVPTAVFSLEMSMEQIMQRMLCCWGKVDLAKLRRGRLDDEDWAKLYDAANHLSAAPIYVDDTPAITTMDLRARCRRLKAEHGLGLVVVDYLQLMRASRHIDSREQEISDISRSLKALAKELHLPVIALSQLNRKVEERADKRPMMSDLRESGAIEQDADVIIFLYRAAAYKKKEELTPEDNVAEIIIGKQRNGPTGMVRLTFFKESTAFENLSDIPPPSELGFG; encoded by the coding sequence GTGGACAGCCCGAGGAAGAAACCGCGTAACGCCAAGTCTTCCGGCCTTGTCGGAAGCGGCGAGCCGCTCTCCGGGCAGGCCCTGGAGCGGGTCTCCTCCGACGTCCTGAAAAAAGTCCCCCCCCAGAACCTCGAAGCCGAACAGGCGGTTCTGGGGGGGATTTTGCTGAAAAATTCCATCCTGTTCAATCTCGTCGACCTGGTCGGCGAGGACGATTTCTACTCCCCGGCCCACCGCTGCATCTACCAGGCGATCCTGGAGCTTTCGCGCCAAAACGCCCCCATCGACCTGGTCTCCCTGGCCGAGGCCCTGCGCGCCTCGGGGCGCCTGGACGAGGTCGGCGGCCCGGCCTACCTGGCCGACCTGACCGGCTCCACCATCGCCGCGGCCAACGCCCTGCACCACGCCGGCATCGTGCGCGAAAAGGCCGTGCAGCGAAAGCTCATCGGCGCGGCCGTGGACATCATCAGCCGCTGCTACGAGGGCGGCCAGGAAACCGAAAAGCTCCTCGACGAATCCGAACAGGCCATCTTCGCCATCGCCGACTCGAAAACCACCAAAGGCCTGCACTCCTCCAAGGACCTCGTCACCCGCGTCTTCGAGCAGATCGAAAAACGCATGGAAAACAAGGAACTGGTCACCGGCGTGCCCACCGGCTACTACCAGTTCGACGAATACACGGCCGGACTCCAGCCCTCCGACCTCATCATCATCGCCGGCCGGCCCTCCATGGGCAAGACCGCCTTCGCCATGAACGTGGCCATGCGCGGCGCGGCCATGCACGGCGTGCCCACGGCCGTGTTTTCGCTCGAAATGTCCATGGAGCAGATCATGCAGCGCATGCTGTGCTGCTGGGGCAAGGTCGACCTGGCCAAGCTGCGCCGGGGCCGCCTCGACGACGAGGACTGGGCCAAGCTCTACGACGCCGCCAACCACCTGTCCGCCGCGCCCATCTACGTCGACGACACCCCGGCCATCACCACCATGGACCTGCGCGCCCGCTGCCGGCGCCTCAAGGCCGAGCACGGCCTGGGCCTGGTCGTGGTGGACTACCTGCAGCTCATGCGGGCCTCGCGCCACATCGATTCCCGCGAACAGGAAATTTCCGACATCTCCCGAAGCCTCAAGGCCCTGGCCAAGGAACTGCACCTGCCGGTCATCGCCCTGTCCCAGCTCAACCGCAAGGTCGAGGAGCGCGCCGACAAGCGCCCCATGATGTCCGACCTGCGCGAATCGGGCGCCATCGAACAGGACGCCGACGTCATCATCTTCCTCTACCGGGCCGCCGCCTATAAGAAAAAAGAGGAACTCACGCCCGAGGACAACGTGGCCGAAATCATCATCGGCAAGCAGCGAAACGGCCCAACAGGCATGGTGCGTCTGACCTTTTTCAAGGAATCCACGGCGTTCGAGAACCTTTCCGACATCCCGCCCCCGTCTGAACTGGGCTTTGGCTAG
- a CDS encoding GGDEF domain-containing protein: MSATFSEKDLSADLLLRIIHLQTDIVQLGHDLGAVLACVTEEVAGLTGADGAVLELAEGEEMVYRAVSGLARAQLGLRLALALGRRRCQPVGILNLDMDGLKAINDRHGHRAGAAAIREFAARLHRSARESDTVARLGGDEFGVILAELEGRDGAHQVAERMAREIREPFAVRDQAVAQGRGVLIPCP, from the coding sequence ATGTCTGCCACGTTCTCCGAGAAGGACCTCTCCGCGGATCTCTTGTTGCGGATCATTCATCTGCAAACCGATATCGTCCAACTCGGTCATGACCTTGGCGCCGTGCTGGCTTGCGTCACCGAGGAGGTGGCCGGCCTGACCGGAGCCGACGGCGCCGTCCTGGAGCTGGCCGAGGGCGAGGAAATGGTCTACCGGGCCGTCAGCGGCCTGGCCCGGGCGCAACTGGGCCTGCGCCTGGCCCTGGCCCTGGGCCGGCGCCGCTGCCAGCCCGTGGGCATCCTCAACCTGGACATGGACGGGCTCAAGGCCATCAACGACCGCCACGGCCACCGGGCGGGCGCCGCCGCCATCCGGGAGTTCGCCGCGCGCCTGCACCGTTCGGCCCGGGAATCGGACACCGTGGCCCGGCTTGGCGGCGACGAATTCGGCGTCATCCTGGCCGAATTGGAGGGCCGCGACGGCGCGCATCAGGTGGCCGAGCGCATGGCGCGAGAAATCCGGGAGCCGTTCGCCGTACGCGATCAAGCGGTCGCGCAAGGGCGAGGCGTCCTGATCCCTTGTCCCTGA
- a CDS encoding DUF456 domain-containing protein, with protein sequence MSVVFVVLFLLLLLACLTLHVLGLPANWLLLGLVALWDYFHPAPHLGFAFYAMLVCVALAGEAVELFAQLVGARKYGATGKGNLGGFLGAFGGALLGAPFFLGVGALFGAVAGAFVGCYVFERAHGRTGAEARRAAMGAMYGKVFGLTAKVACGVVMWAATARTLWPA encoded by the coding sequence GTGAGCGTCGTTTTCGTCGTCCTGTTTCTGCTGTTGCTGCTGGCCTGCCTCACGCTTCATGTGTTGGGCTTGCCGGCCAACTGGCTGCTGCTCGGGCTCGTGGCCCTGTGGGACTATTTTCATCCCGCGCCCCACCTGGGCTTCGCCTTTTACGCCATGCTCGTGTGCGTGGCCCTGGCCGGCGAGGCGGTGGAGCTTTTCGCCCAGCTTGTCGGGGCGAGGAAATACGGGGCCACGGGCAAGGGCAATCTGGGCGGCTTTTTGGGGGCGTTTGGCGGGGCCCTGCTGGGCGCGCCGTTTTTTCTGGGCGTGGGCGCCCTGTTCGGGGCCGTTGCCGGCGCCTTTGTCGGCTGTTATGTCTTCGAGCGCGCCCACGGCCGCACCGGCGCCGAGGCCCGGCGCGCGGCCATGGGGGCCATGTACGGCAAGGTCTTCGGCCTCACGGCCAAGGTGGCCTGCGGCGTCGTCATGTGGGCGGCCACGGCCAGGACGCTCTGGCCCGCCTAA
- a CDS encoding (2Fe-2S) ferredoxin domain-containing protein yields MAIEKPKYLINVCASFRVKGEAKGICHKKGSHNLLGYFEEGVLDRDIDARIVSTGCMKQCEEGPIVVVMPENWWYREVDSEDKVDQILDALESGEPCEDLLLP; encoded by the coding sequence ATGGCCATCGAAAAGCCCAAATACCTGATCAACGTCTGCGCGAGCTTTCGCGTCAAAGGCGAGGCCAAGGGTATTTGCCACAAAAAAGGTTCGCACAACCTGCTGGGGTACTTCGAGGAAGGCGTCCTCGACCGGGACATCGACGCCCGCATCGTCAGCACCGGCTGCATGAAGCAGTGCGAGGAAGGCCCCATCGTGGTCGTGATGCCCGAGAACTGGTGGTATCGGGAAGTCGACAGCGAGGACAAGGTGGACCAGATCCTGGATGCCCTGGAAAGCGGGGAACCCTGCGAGGACCTCCTGCTGCCCTGA
- the epsC gene encoding serine O-acetyltransferase EpsC — protein sequence MAAPDCRPPRARKRTVVEWAAEMLCEEASYRKVYHRPLHDEPMPAIPVLAETMQRLRAVIFPGYFGHSDITPENMRFHIGANLDAINRLLTDQVRRGYCFFCELDRAGNCQDCEARAQKLAGDFLMRLPEIREMLAEDAQAAYEGDPASRSPGETIFCYPSLTALTHYRVAHELFLLGVDLIPRILTEMAHSATGIDIHPGATIGRRFFIDHGTGTVIGETCRIGDGVRLYQGVTLGAKSFPKDGEGKLVKGIARHPIVEDDVTIYSGATVLGRITIGKGSVVGGNVWVTSDVPPYSRIVQPHAGGAVIIDGGGI from the coding sequence ATGGCCGCGCCGGATTGCAGGCCGCCCAGGGCCAGGAAACGGACCGTCGTCGAATGGGCGGCGGAAATGCTGTGCGAGGAAGCCTCCTACCGCAAGGTCTACCACCGCCCCCTGCACGACGAGCCCATGCCGGCCATCCCGGTACTGGCCGAGACCATGCAGCGCCTGCGGGCCGTGATTTTTCCGGGCTATTTCGGCCATTCCGACATCACCCCGGAAAACATGCGCTTCCACATCGGGGCCAACCTCGATGCCATTAACCGCCTGCTCACCGACCAGGTGCGCCGGGGCTACTGTTTTTTCTGCGAGCTCGACCGGGCCGGCAACTGCCAGGACTGCGAGGCGCGGGCGCAGAAGCTGGCCGGGGATTTCCTCATGCGCCTGCCGGAGATTCGCGAGATGCTGGCCGAGGACGCCCAGGCCGCCTACGAGGGCGACCCGGCCTCGCGCTCGCCGGGCGAGACCATCTTTTGCTACCCGAGCCTCACGGCCCTGACCCACTATCGGGTGGCCCACGAGCTGTTCCTGCTCGGCGTGGACCTCATTCCGCGCATCCTGACCGAAATGGCCCACTCGGCCACGGGCATCGACATCCACCCCGGGGCGACCATCGGCCGGCGGTTTTTCATCGACCACGGCACGGGCACGGTCATCGGCGAGACCTGCCGCATCGGCGACGGCGTGCGCCTGTATCAGGGCGTGACCCTGGGGGCCAAGAGCTTTCCCAAGGACGGCGAAGGCAAGCTGGTCAAAGGCATCGCCCGGCATCCCATCGTGGAGGACGACGTGACCATCTACTCCGGGGCCACGGTCCTTGGCCGCATCACCATCGGCAAGGGCTCGGTGGTCGGCGGCAACGTCTGGGTGACCTCCGACGTGCCGCCCTATTCGCGCATCGTCCAGCCGCACGCCGGGGGGGCCGTCATCATCGATGGCGGCGGCATCTGA
- the thrC gene encoding threonine synthase, with the protein MITVSDFPAYRGKMEYVCLGCQARFDIRELYYTCPHCGGVFLLEDTTFDSLLEYPPSFWQSLFDKRAATRVTALRGVLRFYELMAPVVDEGDIVYLGEGHTPLVAANEALTEAVGQPFYYKNDGQNPSASFKDRGMACAFSYLKHLVRVNGWDSVLTVCASTGDTSASAALYAAYVGGPVKSVVILPKGKVTPQQLAQPLGSGATVIEVPGVFDDCMKVVEHLADNYRVALLNSKNAWRILGQESYAFEVAQWFGWDTYRKCVFVPIGNAGNVTAIMSGFLKLKKLGVIRSLPRIFGVQSHHADPVWRYYAEADPARRRYEPVAVTPSVAQAAMIGNPVSFPRVAHFVEQYEKIGGPGSFQVVQVTEQAIVEGMLTANRHGHISCTQGGECLAGLVKAKELGLVEPSEISILDATAHHLKFIGFQEMYFENTFPAAYGITPDARYVNRPRGVLTEADKAALSPEDYTAAAAAAIVETLGLTRK; encoded by the coding sequence ATGATCACGGTCAGCGATTTTCCGGCCTACCGGGGCAAGATGGAATATGTCTGCCTGGGTTGCCAGGCCCGGTTCGACATCCGGGAGCTCTATTACACCTGCCCGCATTGCGGCGGCGTGTTCCTCCTGGAAGACACGACCTTCGACAGCCTGCTCGAATACCCCCCCAGCTTCTGGCAGTCGCTTTTCGACAAGCGCGCCGCCACGCGGGTGACGGCCCTTCGCGGCGTCCTGCGCTTCTACGAGCTCATGGCCCCGGTGGTGGACGAGGGGGACATCGTCTATCTGGGCGAGGGCCACACGCCGCTCGTCGCCGCCAACGAGGCCCTCACCGAAGCGGTGGGCCAGCCGTTTTACTACAAAAATGACGGCCAGAACCCCAGCGCCTCCTTCAAGGACCGGGGCATGGCCTGCGCCTTCAGCTATTTGAAGCACCTGGTGCGCGTCAACGGCTGGGATTCGGTGCTCACCGTGTGCGCCTCCACCGGCGACACCTCGGCCTCGGCCGCGCTCTACGCCGCCTATGTCGGCGGCCCCGTCAAGTCCGTGGTCATCCTGCCCAAGGGCAAGGTCACGCCCCAGCAGCTGGCCCAGCCGCTGGGCAGCGGGGCCACGGTCATCGAGGTGCCGGGCGTGTTCGACGACTGCATGAAGGTGGTCGAGCACTTGGCCGACAACTACCGCGTGGCGCTTTTAAATTCCAAAAACGCCTGGCGCATCCTCGGCCAGGAGTCCTACGCCTTCGAGGTGGCCCAGTGGTTCGGCTGGGACACCTACCGCAAGTGCGTGTTCGTGCCCATTGGCAACGCCGGCAACGTGACGGCGATCATGAGCGGCTTTTTGAAGCTCAAAAAGCTCGGCGTCATCCGTTCCCTGCCGCGCATCTTCGGCGTCCAGTCCCACCACGCCGACCCGGTCTGGCGTTATTACGCCGAGGCCGACCCGGCCAGGCGCCGCTACGAGCCCGTGGCCGTGACCCCGTCCGTGGCCCAGGCGGCCATGATCGGCAACCCGGTGTCCTTCCCGCGCGTGGCCCACTTCGTGGAGCAGTATGAGAAGATCGGCGGCCCGGGCAGTTTCCAGGTGGTCCAGGTGACCGAGCAGGCCATCGTCGAGGGCATGCTCACGGCCAACCGCCACGGCCACATCAGCTGCACCCAGGGCGGCGAATGCCTGGCCGGGCTTGTCAAGGCCAAGGAACTGGGGCTGGTCGAACCGTCGGAGATCTCGATCCTCGACGCCACGGCCCACCACCTGAAGTTCATCGGGTTCCAGGAGATGTATTTCGAGAACACCTTCCCGGCGGCCTACGGCATCACGCCCGATGCCCGGTACGTCAACCGGCCCCGAGGGGTGTTGACCGAGGCCGACAAGGCGGCCCTGTCCCCCGAGGACTACACGGCCGCCGCCGCCGCCGCCATCGTGGAAACCCTGGGGCTGACCCGCAAATAG
- the cysK gene encoding cysteine synthase A: MRIAADMTELVGATPMVWLNRLAAGCTARVAAKLESFNPCSSVKDRIGVAMLRAAEREGKIGPDTVIVEPTSGNTGVGLAFMCAVTGRKLVLTMPESMSLERRALLRGFGAELVLTPAALGMRGAVERARELVAELPSAYMPMQFANPANPEAHAATTGLEIWADTDGAVGVFVAGVGTGGTLSGVARAIKAKKPSLWAVAVEPASSPVLSGGKPGLHAIQGIGAGFVPEVLDRALVDEVFPVTNEAALTTARRLIREEGILCGISSGANAFAAVEIAKRPENAGKVVVFVVCDTGERYLSTPLFAEEA; the protein is encoded by the coding sequence ATGCGCATCGCCGCCGATATGACCGAACTCGTGGGCGCCACGCCCATGGTCTGGCTGAACCGCCTGGCCGCGGGGTGTACGGCCCGCGTGGCCGCCAAGCTCGAATCCTTCAACCCCTGCTCGTCGGTCAAGGACCGCATCGGCGTGGCCATGCTGCGCGCCGCCGAGCGCGAGGGCAAAATCGGCCCGGACACCGTGATCGTCGAGCCCACCTCGGGCAATACCGGCGTGGGCCTGGCCTTCATGTGCGCCGTGACCGGCCGCAAGCTCGTCCTGACCATGCCCGAATCCATGAGCCTGGAGCGCCGGGCGCTGCTGCGCGGCTTCGGGGCCGAGCTGGTGCTGACCCCGGCGGCGCTGGGCATGCGCGGCGCCGTGGAGCGGGCCAGGGAGCTCGTGGCCGAGTTGCCGAGCGCCTACATGCCCATGCAGTTCGCCAATCCGGCCAACCCCGAAGCCCATGCCGCCACCACCGGCCTGGAAATCTGGGCGGATACCGACGGGGCGGTGGGCGTGTTCGTGGCCGGCGTGGGCACGGGCGGGACGCTCTCGGGCGTGGCCCGGGCCATCAAGGCCAAGAAGCCGTCGCTTTGGGCCGTGGCCGTGGAGCCGGCTTCCTCGCCGGTGCTTTCCGGCGGCAAGCCCGGCCTGCACGCCATCCAGGGCATCGGCGCGGGATTCGTTCCGGAAGTGCTGGACCGGGCCCTGGTGGACGAGGTCTTTCCCGTGACCAACGAGGCCGCCCTGACCACGGCCCGGCGGCTGATCCGCGAGGAGGGCATCCTCTGCGGCATCTCCTCGGGCGCCAACGCCTTCGCCGCCGTGGAGATCGCCAAGCGGCCGGAAAACGCCGGCAAGGTCGTGGTGTTCGTGGTCTGCGACACGGGCGAGCGGTATCTGTCCACGCCGCTTTTCGCCGAGGAGGCATGA